In one Vanacampus margaritifer isolate UIUO_Vmar chromosome 11, RoL_Vmar_1.0, whole genome shotgun sequence genomic region, the following are encoded:
- the mettl5 gene encoding rRNA N(6)-adenosine-methyltransferase METTL5 isoform X1, whose amino-acid sequence MKLKELESCLQQVDTFEKPKILLEQYPTSAHIAACMLYTIHNTFDDIEAKLVADLGCGCGVLSIGAAMLEAGLCVGFDIDNDALDIFRRNADEFELSNVDLVQCDLCSLNAEDCNRFDTVIMNPPFGTKHNQGMDMKFLRAAITMAKTAVYSLHKTSTREHIQKKANDWGVKMEVIAELRYDLPASYKFHKKKSVSLNTLHTLFHSEQAH is encoded by the exons ATGAAACTTAAAGAGTTAGAAAGTTGTCTACAACAAGTGGATACATTTGAAAAGCCCAAAATTCTTCTGGAGCAATATCCAACCAGTGCACATATTGCTG CGTGCATGCTTTATACGATACACAACACGTTTGATGACATTGAGGCTAAACTCGTGGCAGATCTAGGATGTGGCTGTGGAGTTCTCAGCATCGGAGCGGCGATGCTCGAAGCAGG GTTATGCGTTGGCTTCGACATTGACAACGACGCGCTAGACATTTTCAGAAGAAATGCGGATGAATTCGAGCTTTCCAACGTTGATTTGGTCCAGTGTGACTTGTGTTCACTGAATGCTGAAGATTGTAACAGATTTGACACCGTCATCATGAATCCTCCGTTTGGAACAAAACACAACCAGG GTATGGACATGAAGTTTTTACGAGCTGCTATAACAATGGCAAAGACAGCTGTGTATTCACTCCATAAAACATCAACACGTGAG CACATACAAAAGAAGGCAAATGACTGGGGAGTGAAGATGGAAGTCATTGCAG AACTGAGATACGACTTGCCAGCTTCTTACAAGTTTCACAAAAAGAAATCGGTGAGTTTAAATACCCTTCACACTCTTTTCCACTCTGAACAGGCACATTAA
- the ssb gene encoding lupus La protein, with amino-acid sequence MSEEMSPVEVKVARQLEYYFGDHNLLRDKFLKEQIQLDDGWVTLETMLKFNRLKSLTSDVKVIISALQKSTSGLLEVSEDKAKIRRCPEKPLPELNDEYKDAVKHKSVYMKGFPLGTSLDEIQEWLNGKGNVENIQMRRDMEKHFKGSVFICFDTEDSSKQFLERVDIKSFKDNDMLVLSREAYHAKKAGERKQHKAETKAKVKQDKEQQQKHTEEKNVDQLLEEYAGSLLNFSGELPDVSREDFHDVFSGHGRIKWVDFTRGAKEGTLLFDGNAKEAFEKAKEANGGELKVKNNVVAWKLLEGEEEKEVLKKIIKAQQESLSRSKERGRGKSGGRGRGGRRGRGGRDQGRTQYQGKKTKFDSDDDDAPAAPKRELEEADGPAAKVAKTENGS; translated from the exons ATGTCTGAAGAAATGTCTCCAGTTGAAGTGAAAGTGGCTCGACAACTCGAG TACTACTTTGGGGATCACAATCTTCTAAGAGACAAATTTCTCAAAGAACAAATTCAGCTTGACGATGGCTGGGTCACTTTGGAGACAATGCTCAAATTTAACAG ACTGAAATCTCTAACCTCAGATGTCAAAGTCATCATTTCCGCTCTCCAGAAATCAACAAGCGGCCTTTTGGAAGTCAGCGAGGACAAGGCAAAAATCAGGAGGTGCCCAGAAAAACCTTTACCCGAACTGAACGACGAGTACAAAGATGCTGTCAAACACAAATCTGTCTACATG AAAGGATTTCCATTGGGAACCTCCCTTGATGAGATCCAGGAGTGGTTGAATGGAAAAGGCAACgtagaaaacattcaaatgagGAGAGATATGGAGAAGCATTTCAAG GGATCGGTGTTCATCTGTTTTGACACAGAAGACTCATCCAAGCAGTTCCTCGAACGTGTCGACATCAAATCATTCAAAGACAATGACATGCTTGTGTTATCAAG GGAAGCCTACCATGCAAAGAAAGCAGGAGAgagaaaacaacacaaagcaGAGACAAAAGCAAAAGTGAAACA GGATAAAGAACAGCAACAGAAACACACGGAAGAGAAAAATGTG GATCAGCTGTTGGAAGAATACGCAGGCTCCTTGTTAAATTTCTCTGGAGAGCTGCCAGATGTCTCCAGAGAGGACTTTCATGACGTCTTCTCGGGGCATGGACGAATCAAGTGGGTTGATTTTACAAGAGGGGCCAAAGAG GGCACCCTCCTCTTCGACGGAAATGCAAAGGAAGCATTTGAGAAGGCCAAAGAGGCAAACGGCGGCGAGCTTAAAGTCAAGAATAATGTTGTCGCGTGGAAGCTGCTTGAAGGAGAAGAGGAGAAAGAGGTCctgaaaaagattattaaagcGCAACAGGAATCTCTCAGCCGGAGTAAAGAACGAG GCAGGGGAAAGTCCGGCggcagaggaagaggaggtcGCAGAGGAAGAGGGGGAAGAGATCAAGGCAGAACTCAATACCAGGGCAAGAAGACGAAATTTGAtagtgacgatgatgatg CGCCTGCTGCCCCGAAGAGAGAACTTGAAGAAGCTGATGGTCCTGCGGCAAAGGTGGCCAAAACTGAAAATGGATCTTAG
- the mettl5 gene encoding rRNA N(6)-adenosine-methyltransferase METTL5 isoform X2, with translation MKLKELESCLQQVDTFEKPKILLEQYPTSAHIAACMLYTIHNTFDDIEAKLVADLGCGCGVLSIGAAMLEAGLCVGFDIDNDALDIFRRNADEFELSNVDLVQCDLCSLNAEDCNRFDTVIMNPPFGTKHNQGMDMKFLRAAITMAKTAVYSLHKTSTREHIQKKANDWGVKMEVIAELRYDLPASYKFHKKKSVDIQVDFLRFSKT, from the exons ATGAAACTTAAAGAGTTAGAAAGTTGTCTACAACAAGTGGATACATTTGAAAAGCCCAAAATTCTTCTGGAGCAATATCCAACCAGTGCACATATTGCTG CGTGCATGCTTTATACGATACACAACACGTTTGATGACATTGAGGCTAAACTCGTGGCAGATCTAGGATGTGGCTGTGGAGTTCTCAGCATCGGAGCGGCGATGCTCGAAGCAGG GTTATGCGTTGGCTTCGACATTGACAACGACGCGCTAGACATTTTCAGAAGAAATGCGGATGAATTCGAGCTTTCCAACGTTGATTTGGTCCAGTGTGACTTGTGTTCACTGAATGCTGAAGATTGTAACAGATTTGACACCGTCATCATGAATCCTCCGTTTGGAACAAAACACAACCAGG GTATGGACATGAAGTTTTTACGAGCTGCTATAACAATGGCAAAGACAGCTGTGTATTCACTCCATAAAACATCAACACGTGAG CACATACAAAAGAAGGCAAATGACTGGGGAGTGAAGATGGAAGTCATTGCAG AACTGAGATACGACTTGCCAGCTTCTTACAAGTTTCACAAAAAGAAATCG GTGGACATTCAGGTGGACTTCCTACGCTTCTCCAAAACCTGA